A stretch of DNA from Paenibacillus sp. FSL W8-0186:
TCTGAAGGTGAGCGGTGTCACGTCATCCAGCGTAACCTTAACCTGGTCGGCATCTTCGGACAACGTAGGGGTAACCGGATATGATGTATATCAAGGATCATCTGTGGTTCTTTCTGTAACAGGAACTACAGCTACGGTTACAGGACTTGCAGCCAGTACAGCTTATTCCTTTAAGGTGGTAGCCAAGGATGCAGCCGGAAATCGCTCCCCGGCAAGTGCGACCGTAAATGCAACGACGGCTGCAGGAAATGGAGGAGGAGGAGGCCAGCTTCCAAAGCATACTCTGACAGGGTATTGGCATAATTTTATTAATAACTCTAGCAATTTAAGAGTAAGAGATGTGCCAAGCCAATACGATATCATTGTATTATCGTTTGCTGATATGGATCCTTCTAAGCCGGGCGGAGTTACTTTTAGTGTGAATCCCTCGTTGTCGTCGGCTCTGGGCGGATATTCGAATGCGGATCTGATTGCAGATATCCAGGCAAAACGCGCGCAAGGGAAGAAGGTCATCATATCCATTGGCGGTGAGCAGGGCAATATTAATTTGAATAACGCTTCGCCTAACGTTACGAATTTTGTGGAAAGCATGTATGGCATCATCACTCAATTCGGCCTGGATGGCGTGGATATCGATTTGGAGCATGGCATGAATGTTGCGAATTTAACCAGCGCCATTCGTCAGCTGCAGCAAAGAGTGGGCAGCAACTTTATTTTGACGATGGCTCCGCAGACGATTGACATGCAGAATCAGAATACATCTTATATGCAGCTATATAATAATCTGAAAGATATTACATCCGTCATTAATGTCCAGTATTATAATTCAGGCTGCATGCTGGGGCGCGACGGTAAATGTTACTCGCAAGGCACAGTAGACTTCTTAACGGCTCTTTCCGATTTAACCTTGCAATGGGTAGCGCCCTCCCAATTAGGCATCGGCGTTCCGGCTACGCCGTCAGCGGCAGGCGGGGGATATGTCTCCCCGACGGTCGTGAACAATGCGCTGAACTGCCTGGCGACCGGCAATGGCTGCGGAAGCTATAAACCGGTTGCCAAATACCCGGATATCCGGGGAGCGATGACATGGTCGATCAATTGGGATGCGACGACGAATTATAGTTTAGCAAACACGGTCAAACCTTTTCTGAATACACTTCCTTAATTGAAGATAGAAGCTTGCCCCGGTCAATCGGCCGGGGTTTTGTTCATTTCAAGAAAGAGCACGAGTAAACATCGCTAATTTACACATGATTTATTCTCTAATTATTATGGTGCATGCCAATTGGAAAATGTGATAGATTAGTCATCGTAACCGCTTTCATGCCAAGATATGTAATTTTTAAAAAAGAGTAAAGGAGAATTCAGATGAAAAAACGTAGAAGCAGTAAAGTTATTCTTTCGTTGGCCATCGTTGTTGCATTATTGGCAGCCGTCGTTCCTAATGCCGCTTTAGCAGCGGCTCCACCAAGTGCCATGCAGTCCTATGTTGAAGCGATGCAGCCTGGCTGGAACCTTGGCAATTCTCTGGATGCTGTCGGTGCGGATGAGACGGCATGGGGCAATCCGCGGATCACGAAAGAGCTCATTCAGAACATCGCTGCGCAAGGCTATAAGAGCATACGGATTCCTGTTACCTGGGATTCCCATATCGGCGCGGCCCCAAATTATCAAATTGAAGCCGCGTACCTCAATCGAGTGCAGGAGGTCGTACAGTGGGCTTTGGACGCGAACCTCTATGTGATGATTAATGTCCATCATGATTCCTGGCTATGGATCAGCAAAATGGAGTCGCAGCACGATCAAGTACTGGCCCGTTATAATGCGATTTGGACGCAAATTGCCAACAAGTTCAAGAACAGCCCGAGCAAGCTGATGTTCGAGAGCGTGAATGAGCCTCGCTTTACGGATGGCGGAACTACGGATGAAGCCAAGCAGCAAAAAATGCTGGACGAGCTGAACGTATCCTTTTTCAACATCGTCAGAAATTCCGGCGGCCAGAACGCGACTCGCCCGCTAGTTCTCTCTACGTTGGAGGCCTCTCCCACCCAAGAGAGAATGACGGCGCTTTATAATACGATGACCAAACTGAACGACAAGAATCTGATCGCAACCGTTCATTTTTATGGATTCTGGCCGTTTAGCGTAAATATCGCAGGATATACGAAATTTGATGCGGAGACGCAAAATGATATTATAACGACCTTCGATAACGTGTATAACACATTTGTAGCAAAGGGAATCCCGGTGGTAGTCGGCGAATATGGCCTGCTTGGATTCGATAAGAATACCGGCGTCATTGAACAGGGTGAGAAATTGAAATTTTTCGAGTTTTTTGCCCAGTATGTGAAGCAAAAAAGCATTTCCACTATGCTGTGGGATAACGGACAGCACTTCAACCGCACGAGCTTCAAGTGGTCTGACCCGGATCTATTCAATATGATCAAGGCCAGTTGGACCGGACGTTCATCCACGGCTTCCAGCGACCTGATCCATGTCAAGCAGGGCACGGCGGTAAAAGATACTTCGGTTCAGCTCAATCTTAACGGGAATACGCTAACTTCCCTTTCCGTAAATGGAACGACACTGAAATCAGGCACTGATTACACTTTAAACGGCAGCACATTAACTTTTAAAGCGAGCCAGTTGACCAAGCTGACCTCCTCGGGCAAATTGGGGGTCAACGCGACGATCGTGGCTAAATTCAATAGAGGCGCCGACTGGAAGTTCAACGTAGTCCTGTACAATACGCCTAAGCTTAGCAGTACGACGGGGACTACTTCTTCCTTTGCGATTCCAACGGCTTTCAACGGGGATCAGCTTGCTACGATGGAAGCGGTCTATGTAAACGGCGGCAATGCCGGTCCGCATAACTGGACTTCCTTTAAGGAATTCGAAACGACGTTCAGCCCCGCCTATAGCGAGGGGAAAATCAAACTGCAGCAGGCGTTCTTTAATGAAGTGAACGATGCCACAGTCACGCTCAAGTTCCACTTTTGGAGCGGGGAGATCGTCAACTACACGATTAAAAAGAGCGGTTTGACGGTGACGGGTACGGCTTCATAAGCGAGTTTGGCAAAAAAGGACCGATATACTGCCTAATTTGGTATGGCCTTAGTTGAAAGTAATTGCTTCGAATAAACAGAAATAAAGCCCCGGCCAGCTGGCCGGGGCTTTATGCGTTTAGGAAGTATAAACGAATCATCAGCAATTTATTTAGCTCGTCTCAGTTCAGCAATATCGGCTTCATGTGAAACGGAGCGGATGGACAATCTTTCGAGCAATTTCTCATGCTCCTGCTGGGTTTGGAGAACGGTTTGCTGATTAGTTTTAAGTACAGATATATCCTCACGGACTTGATTCATGTGGTCCGTTAGTTCTTCTACCTTTGTATTTGTGGCAGCAACGATATGAATTAATTGTTGAATGTGCCCGCCATGACTGTTTAGCTGCTCATTGTGGCTTTGTAACTGTCCTCGGATTTCTTTGAATTCTTGGTCGTGCTCATTAAGCTTTCCTCGAATTTCCTTGAGCTGTTTATTGATCTCTTTGAATTGCTGGTGGTGGTTACTTAGTTGCTTGTTTTGGCTATTTAGCTGCTCGCCTTGGCTGGCTTGTACTGCTTTGATTTCCTTAAGTTCAACTAAGATGAGATCTAGCTTCTGGTCAATCATGAGCTCGCACCTCACTAATTTTTTATCCCCATCTTTTCAGAAAAAATAGAGAACATTTGTTTCTAGAACATTATACTATATTTTTGGTGGGCAGGATATTTCAAAATATTTGAAAAATGAAATCAAATAAAATGAACGATTTGGGTTTCATAACAGTCATAGTTATCGAAAGCGAAGCAAGGAGGTGTGTGAAGGTGAATGACCGCGAGCTGTTTGAGGCTTTCAAGGAACAAGTGTATCGTCTCTGCTACTACATGCTGCAAAATCGCGGAGATGCTGAGGATGTTTGCCAGGAGGTTTTCGTGAAAGCGATCCTTGCCGACAGGTCGCAAATTCGCGAGCTCAGGCCATGGCTCCTCAGAATAGCCGCAAACGAGTGCAACAGCCTGCTAAGAAGACGCAGGAAAGGCTGGACCAAAGAAACGCTAGCATATATTCTCTCCCGTCCGCAAATCTCCAATCCCGTCGAAGAGAGCTATGATCACCGGGAAACAAGGACAGCCTTTCATGGGCTGATCAGCAGTCTGCCGGATAAAATCCGAATCGTCGTCATTCTGCGTTTTGCCAATGAGCTGACGGTCCCGGAAATCTCCAAGGTGATCGAGATCCCGGAAGGAACCGTCAAATCCAGACTCAATCGAGGATTGGGATTGCTGCGAAACAAGCTGGGGCCGATTGAAAAGCAAAAGAAAAAAGGAGAGGATTTGGAATGGAGCAATTCCGTGAACGCCAAATAAAGCAGTATTTGCAGGAAGAACCGCGGCCGAATTACGATGCGATGTGGACGGTGATCGAGCAGGAAGCTAGCAAGCGTAAACTGGAGCAAACGCCGAATAGCTTGGGGAGATCAAGGAAGCGATGGATTTCTGCAGCCGTCATGGCTAGTTGTTTTCTGATCATCGGGGTGCCCGTGTTTGCAAGCGTGGCGCTCAATTGGGACGGTTTAAGCGGCGGGAAAAGCATAACGGCAGCTTTAAACCAGGGGTATGGCCAGCAATATGACAAGCAGGCGCTTAGCGAAGGGGTAACCATGGGACTTCATGGCGTCGTGGCGGACGATAAAAAAATGAAGCTTCTTGTTTCGATGGATCCAGATCCAACTGGTACGGTATTCGATGCTATTGAATTTGAACATATTAAAATTACTGACGCTTCCGGGAAAAGTGTGCTGCTGCAGGGCTATCTCCAATATGATGAACAAAGCGGCAAGCTGCTTGGCATTTATGAAGCGCCGAATGAGCTAAAAGGACGAAAACAATATGTGTTATCTGCTGAGAACCTCGTCTTTTATCAATATGCAGAGGTTCCTCTAAAATCCATCCCTCAGACGGGACAGACAATTCTTACGGACACCAGCCGCTATCCAAGTCTCGACATCGAATCAGTGCAGCGATCGAAGGGACAATTCATTGTCCGCTATAATGTTAAGACTACTGAAGCGAACGCGGAGCACTGGGATCCACATCTGATTCTAAAAACAAACAAGGGAGGAACTGACCAGGGCGTACGGACGATTCTTCCGCATGAAGGTTCTGGATTACTGATCCAGCAGGAGTTTGAGCTTTCTGAGCAGGAATGGACAGAAGCGGAGTTCGATTTCAGCTATCTGCGCGAGGTAAGCCGAGTCAAGGGCAGCTGGCAAATTGATTTTGAAGCGGATGGCAAGAAGGCGGCGGAGGTCCTTTTGTCCCGCAAGCTCCTCAATAACGCTGAGTTTGAGCACATAACGGGAAAAGCCTTGCAGAAGCTGATAATTACACCGCTGGAAATCAGAATCGCCTACCTGGAAGACCAGTCGATGGAACGCATGAAGGAGGGCTCTGTTTGGTATGACACGGTTCGGCTTGAGGTAGACGGCAAAGAGATTGAGGGCGTCTTTTACCTTCTAGGAGATGGGCCGAACAATTATCAGCATGTTTACCAATTCAGTTCCCCGGAGTGGTATAAAGATTGGTCAGATGCTTCGCTTAAATTGATTCTTAAGGATCCGGTCGTTACAAAACGTGATAAATCCAAAAATTGGGTTGAACTTCATCAGCCTAACAAAGAAAAGCAGTATGTGGAGATGAAGGTCGAGGACTTCTATGTAAAATTCACATACTATATGGATGGCAAAGACCTTGTTGTGGAATCGGAATCGGATGATCCGCATTTTAAAGGGATCAGCCAGACGATGCTGCGTGTAGCTGGGGAAGACGTCTACCCTAAAATGGCTCCTTCCGGACCGAACAGTTCGGGCACAAAAGTTGAACGCTACGAAAATCTGAATATATCGGAAACTTTGGAGCTAAATCCGGGATTTTATCGATATTTTGATTCGGCCCGTGACATAGAAATACCATTAATCGAAACGAAATCATGAATATTGCAGCAGCTATAGTCGCAATCTAACAGGGGATGAACATTCGGGAGGGATGAAGGTGAAGCTTCAGAATCAAGTAGCGATCGTAACCGGGGCAGCATCGGGGATGGGAAAACAAATCGCGTTGCTATTTGCGAAAGAGGGCGCGAAAGTGGCTGTGTCTGATTTGAATTTAGATGGGGCAAACGCTACGGTCGAAGAAATTACTTCACAGGACGGAACTGCTTTTGCGATTAAAACGAATGTTGCTGTGGAAGAGGATATTCAAAATCTGGTCGATACCACGGTCAAAACCTATGGAACGGTCGATGTACTGGTTAATAATGCGGGAATTATGGACAATATGGAGCCCGCAGGCGATGTAACAGACGAGCAGTGGGACCGGATTTTTGCCGTAAACACAACTAGCGTCATGCGCACGACTCGTAAGGTGCTGCCGGTTTTCCTTGAGAAGCAGAAGGGAGTCATCGTCAACGTGGCTTCGGTTGGCGGGCTGCAGGGAGCGCGGGCAGGGGTAGCGTATACGGCCTCCAAGCATGCGGTCATCGGGTTTACCAAAAATACGGGCTTCATGTACGCAATGCAAGGGATTCGCTGCAACGCGATTGCTCCGGGTGGAGTAGAAACAAATATCGGCGCTTCGATGACGGGCATAAACCAATTTGGAGCTTCAAGGCAGCAGCTCGGTATGGCCATTAATCCGCGTACGGGAAAAGCCGAGGAAATTGCCAAGATAGCCTTGTTTCTTGCTTCTGAGGATTCCAGCTTCGTAAACGGGACGGTGGTTTCGGCTGACGCAGGCTGGACAGCTTATTGAGTGAAGTGGGTTCCCTAAGATAATACACGTTTGCAAAGAAAACGTTCACGCAGCACGACTTCGGAAATTTTTCGGGGCGTGCTTTTTTGTGTCTATATTCAAGTTGATTCAATTAGAGGAAGTTCGTTCACTCAAAAAATTGAATTGAGTCTTGCTTGTTTTATATAGTAAGCTATTTCAAAAGTTATATCACACACCCGAGGTGCTAATTTATGATGCGTTTTATCCAGTCGAGCATTAGAAATAAATTAATATTGCTGTTATTATTTTCTGTCGTGGTGCCCGTAGCTACCTCTAATATCATTACGTATGTTTATACTAAAAATTCGCTAAAAAATCAGGCCATCGATATTAATAAAAAGTTAATTTCCGAAGGCAGAGAGAATTTATTAAACTATTTGGATACGATTGAAAACTCGACCTTCACACTATATTCTAACGCAACATTGGAGAATATTTTAAATCGGGGCTGGACGGACAATCAAAGTGAATCTTATATTATGACTGCCATGCAGTTGGTATCCCGGTCAGCAGAAGGGATTCATCAGGTTTATTTGAGTGTGGACAGCAATAACCGTTCATATTTACTCTATAAGGATACTTATACAAAAGGATTCACTAATCACCCTCCTATATTGGATGAACAGATTACTCCGTATGTTGCATATGTAGAATCTACGCACGAAAGTCATAATTTTGAGTTGAAGCCAGTTACTTCTGCTGACAGTAAAATGGTCTTTACTATCCATCGGCCTCTTTATATGATTCCATCTACAGAACGGATCGGAATAATCTCCGTAGATGTAAAGCTTGATATTGTTGAGAATTTAGTAGCTAGATTATTTGATAGCAAAAAAGAGGAATTGTATATTTTGGATAAGGAAGGAAGAGTTGTTTACACGTCTGGGGATTCAAAAGTCGGGGAGATTTTGACCGAAGCATGGGCGCAAAATATCGCAATGTCGACCGAAACGTTAGGGAGTCTAGAACTGAAAACTGCCGAGTTTTCAGGAATTACGATATTCTCCAAACTGGAATCATCCATGGTGGATTGGACGATCGTTAAAAGGGTGCCAGACGTTTCTTTATATGCTAACGCTCGTCAATTAGGACTTATCAATTCATGGGTGGCAATTATATTTCTTGTCATAGCTTTAGTGGCCATCGTCGTGGTTTCTGATCGTTTTACAAAACCGATTAAGGAGCTTATTCGTTGGAGCAACGCCATACAGGCTGGTAAGTTGGAGGAGACAATCTCTATTAATCGGATGGATGAGATTGGCAGCTTGGCAAGAAGATTTAAGTCGATGATGCAAACCATCAATGACTTAATCCTTAGGGGATATAAATTGAGTTTAGCCAATAAAACCAATGAGTTGAAAATATTGCAATCACAAATTAATCCTCATTTTATGTATAATTCATTGCAATCGATAGGTGCTCTCGCTTTAGAATATAATGTTCCGAAGGTATATATGTTATTAATGTCGATGGGGCAAATCATGCATTACAGTATGAATTCTAAAGAAACTACAGTGCCCTTAGCGAAGGAAATGGAGTATGTTAACTACTATTTAGTGCTGCAGAAGCAGCGATTTGAAGATGATTTGCATTTTGATATGCATATAGATAATGACACGAAAAATATAACGGTTCCAAAGATGATTGTACAGCCCATTGTGGAGAACTACTTTAAGCATGGGAAGCATAGCTCCGCTCAGGCAGGTCATATTACAATTCATACTTATTTGAATGAAGAGGTTCTTATCATCGTTGTGGAAGATAACGGGGGCGGTATCCCAGAGGAGAGGTTGAACCAGCTACGTCATGAATTATCGCGAATTCAAAATAGTGCAATCGATAGAGCAGAGCATATAGGTCTAATGAATGTATTAAACAGACTGCGGCTATACCATGGTAACCAGGCAGGGCTGGAGTTGAACAACTTAGAAAATGGGGGATTAAAGGTCACTATTCTCATTCCGTTATGGTCGAACGATGAGGAAGAGAGCACAAAATCGTCCACCTAAACACTCAGATAAATCAGTGTAGCTCCCTGATCTTAGGTTTTATACTGGTCATATCAAAGTCATTTCACCGCATATCTGACAAGTCTATAAATAGCTCAAATTTAGTAATCAAATTCATAAATATTCAAATCAACTGGCTAAACTCCTGGAAATATTCCAGGAGTTTAACTGTAAAGAAAAGATTATGCGAATGAGATGGCCTTTGAGTGACACCAGTGATACCTAAAACTATAAGATGGGGGCTGATTTTGGTGATTGATCTTAAAGGAAAACCATTTTATTTAAACGATGACGGTGTGAATTGGGTACAAGACACACTTGCAGGAATGAGTCTTGAAGAGAAGGTCGGGCAATTGTTTTGTGAAATTGTATGGGACAAGCCTGGAATGGATATCGACAGTTTATTCGAGACGATTCAGCCCGGTGGTATTATGTTCAGACCGGATTCGGGAAAAAACATTCAAAGTTCAATCAGATACTTGCAGCAGAAATCAAAAATACCGATGTTGATTGCAGGTAATTTGGAACGTGGCGGCAGTGGAGGCAATGGCGGGCTTAAGGACGGAACTTATTACGGCTCACCAATGCAGGTGGCGGCGACCGATGATGAGGAATGTGGATATAAGCTAGGGCTCGTAGCTTGTCGAGAGGGCGCTGCTGTCGGGATTAATTGGACGTTCGAACCGATTATTGATATTGATATAAATTATAATAATCCGATTACTAATGTTCGCACATTTGGCTCAGATCCTGACAGGATATTAAAGATGGCTAAGGGATATATGAAAGCTGCTTATGAAAATGAGATGGCCGTATCCATCAAGCATTGGCCAGGAGACGGCGTTGATTTCAGGGATCAGCATCTTCTGGCCAGCGTAAATTCAATGTCCGTTCAGGAATGGGATGACACCTTTGGTAAAGTGTATAAGGGGATGATTGACGCTGGAGCTAATACGCTGATGGCTTCTCATATCAAGCTTCCGGCCTATTCCAGGAAATTAAATCCGGAAATTCAGAATAAAGATATTATGCCGGCATCCCTGTCCAGTGAACTTAATAATAAGCTGTTAAGAGAGCAACTAGGGTTTAACGGACTAATTGTTAGTGATGCTACGCAAATGGCGGGATTCACTGTAGCTATGAAACGTGAAGATGCTGTTCCCACAACGATTGCTGCTGGCTGCGATATGTTTTTATTTACGATCAATCATAAAGAAGATGTTGATTACATGTTTAAAGGGATTGAGAGAGGTATTCTCAGCACAGAAAGATTAGACGAGGCGGTTACTCGCATTCTGGCGCTGAAAGCCTCGCTCAAATTACATGAAAAGCAAGCGAGCAATACACTCGTCCCTGATGAGAGCGCCTTAAGTATATTGAAATGTGACGAGCATATACAATGGGCTAAAGAGTGTGCTGATCAGGCAATAACGTTAGTGAAGAACACAGAGGGATTAATTCCGATATCCCCTGAACGCTGTAAAAAAGTTCTTCTTTGTGTTGTCACTAATGAACCAACGGATGATGCCGGTTTTACACCTGAAGCATTGAGATTTAAAACCAGGCTTGAAGAGGCTGGATTTCATGTCGACGATTTTAATGCAGAAAGCATGCCGGGCGGCTTGAGAGGCAATATTAGCATCAAAGAGCTGGGGGAGAAATATGACCTCGTTCTTTATTATGCCAATATGCGTGTGGCCAGCAACCAAACGAGCGTCAGAATTACATGGTCTGACTTTTTGGGTGAAGACGCTCCAAAATACGCAAGGGATATCCCCGTTATTTTTATCTCTACATCAAACCCGTATCATCTTCTGGACGTGCCTATGGTTTCCGCTTATATCAATGCCTACAGTTCTAACACATATGTAGCCGAGGCTTTGGTAGAAAAGTTAACAGGAAAGTCAGAGTTTAAGGGAATTAACCCGGTAGATCCATTCTGCGGACTTTGGGATACAAGACTATAGACGAGAAACGAAGGTACTATTGAGATGATTATCAAAGTATTATCGAAAATGGTTAGTATAACTTTCGGGCTAATGATATTGGCTATGGGGGTTGTAATGTATCTGAAATCTGGATTGGGAGTAGATTCTTTTACCGTATTTTGCGAAGGATTATCTAAGACTTTGGGCGTCTCAATTGGGAGCGCACTACAGATTTTTCTTATGTTGTTAGTTCTGGTTGTATTTTTTATTGATCGGTCGAGGCTGGGAATCGGTACGATTATGCATGCTCTTTTGGTTGGCTTTTTCATAGATTTATTGCTGCGGCTCAATATTCCTTCCCCGCAGAATATTATAATATCCTTTATTGTGCTTCTAATGGGCATTCTTTGTGTTGGAAGCGGCTTGGCAATATATATAAGGGCGGGGATGGGGGCTGGTGCCGTCGATGCCATAATGATGATCGTGTATAAAAAGCTAAACATTAATTTGAAGTGGGCCAAGCTGGGAATTGACAGTGTGCTTGCTGGGACAGGATTTTTAATGGGGGGAAGCTTGGGAATTGGAACTGTTCTAGGAGTACTATTAACAGGCACAATTGTCGAAACCATTCTTAAACTGCTAAATTCGGCCCAACCAAGCTCCCGGGGGAATAATGCACTTTTGTAAAGATAATTGTAATTTTGAATAAGAATTAAAAAGGCGGTTGGCGATGTCGATATTTAAAGCAGCAATTTTTGATTTAGACGGAGTCTTGGTCGATACGGCCAAGTATCATTATTTTGCATGGAAACGTTTGGCTGATACGCTCAACATTACATTTACTGAAGAAGACAACGAACGATTAAAGGGCGTAAACCGAATGAAGTGCCTGGATATTATTCTGGAAATTGGGGGCGTGTCTCTAGGTGCAGAAGTGAAGCTTGAACTGGCAGAGAAAAAGAATAACTGGTACAGAGAGTATATTCATAACATGGATAAATCGGGCTTGCTGGCGGGAGCAGAGGAATATATTCATAAATTGAAGTCCCAAGGAGTACTAACCGCGATAGGCTCGGCCAGTAAAAATGCGAAAGCCATTCTAACCCGGACAGGGATTATTGAGGCTTTTGATGTAATTGTTGATGGGAATATGGTGCAAAATGCCAAACCTGATCCAGAAGTGTTTGTGAAGTGCGCGAATTTACTAAATATTACGTCGGATAAGTGTGTAGTATTTGAAGATTCACAGGCTGGGATTGCGGCAGCTAAGGCAGCAGGGATGAAAACAGTTGGCATAGGTAGTGAGGAAATATTATGCGAAGCTGATTTTATATTTACCAATATGTTGGAGGTAGAGCTCCCGCTATTTTAAAAGTACTGGGTATTCACAATCCATATAAAAGTTAAAGAAGAGGAGCAAAAATCTGCAGCGATGTGGCTGCAGATTCGCTCCTCTTTTTATATGTTCAATCCATTATTGCGTAGATTCGTTGTTACGGTAATCTGTAGGCGATAGTCCAGTAAGCTTTTTAAATACTCGGCTAAAATATTTTTCATCATCATAGCCTACAGCACTGCCAACTTCAGCAATTTTCAAGTGAGGGTTCAATAACAGCACTTTAGCTTTATCTATACGGATTTGACTTACATAATTAACAATTGTAATTCCAAATTCCTGTTTGAATCTGCGCGAAATGTGCTCCCGATTCAAATGAAATTGATTAGCTATATCCGATAGCGAGACATCCTGGTAGTTCTTTCTGATATAGTTTGATATTTCGTGAATGACATTATTACTATTCATTTGATATTTTATTATTTTTATGGAACAAACTATAAGATCATCTATAATATGCTCCTGTAGTTGCTGTAGAGAAAATTTTCTGTTTTGATCAAGTGGAAATGGAAGGTAATCACGCTTCTGATCCGGCTCTAATTCCTCAATATAATTATTTGTGAATTCTTCGATCCACATCTGTTTGGCTAATTGGTATTCCTCAACCCACCACTTATATTGCATAAAAGTAATATGATCCTTTGTATATAAATGATCAATCCATTTCTGAACAGCGGCTCGTATTTGTCCTGTGTTCCCACTGCGCACTGCGAGCCGTAACCCCTCTTTATATTCACCGAAACCAAGGGAGCTAAATTGTGTGCTAAAGGAAGTTTTACCAGAATGAATTCGGGACGAAGATGACATAAGTAAATTGCAATGCTTTA
This window harbors:
- a CDS encoding glycoside hydrolase family 3 N-terminal domain-containing protein codes for the protein MIDLKGKPFYLNDDGVNWVQDTLAGMSLEEKVGQLFCEIVWDKPGMDIDSLFETIQPGGIMFRPDSGKNIQSSIRYLQQKSKIPMLIAGNLERGGSGGNGGLKDGTYYGSPMQVAATDDEECGYKLGLVACREGAAVGINWTFEPIIDIDINYNNPITNVRTFGSDPDRILKMAKGYMKAAYENEMAVSIKHWPGDGVDFRDQHLLASVNSMSVQEWDDTFGKVYKGMIDAGANTLMASHIKLPAYSRKLNPEIQNKDIMPASLSSELNNKLLREQLGFNGLIVSDATQMAGFTVAMKREDAVPTTIAAGCDMFLFTINHKEDVDYMFKGIERGILSTERLDEAVTRILALKASLKLHEKQASNTLVPDESALSILKCDEHIQWAKECADQAITLVKNTEGLIPISPERCKKVLLCVVTNEPTDDAGFTPEALRFKTRLEEAGFHVDDFNAESMPGGLRGNISIKELGEKYDLVLYYANMRVASNQTSVRITWSDFLGEDAPKYARDIPVIFISTSNPYHLLDVPMVSAYINAYSSNTYVAEALVEKLTGKSEFKGINPVDPFCGLWDTRL
- a CDS encoding YitT family protein; the protein is MIIKVLSKMVSITFGLMILAMGVVMYLKSGLGVDSFTVFCEGLSKTLGVSIGSALQIFLMLLVLVVFFIDRSRLGIGTIMHALLVGFFIDLLLRLNIPSPQNIIISFIVLLMGILCVGSGLAIYIRAGMGAGAVDAIMMIVYKKLNINLKWAKLGIDSVLAGTGFLMGGSLGIGTVLGVLLTGTIVETILKLLNSAQPSSRGNNALL
- the pgmB gene encoding beta-phosphoglucomutase encodes the protein MSIFKAAIFDLDGVLVDTAKYHYFAWKRLADTLNITFTEEDNERLKGVNRMKCLDIILEIGGVSLGAEVKLELAEKKNNWYREYIHNMDKSGLLAGAEEYIHKLKSQGVLTAIGSASKNAKAILTRTGIIEAFDVIVDGNMVQNAKPDPEVFVKCANLLNITSDKCVVFEDSQAGIAAAKAAGMKTVGIGSEEILCEADFIFTNMLEVELPLF